The nucleotide window TGTCACTAGGATCAAAATTAGTCTCCTGTTCCAGAATAATCATATTGTTATTATTCCTTAATTGACTTGTAAGGTTATAGAATCTATTCTGGTTTCCTGATTTTGGTCTGGAAAGGCCACTAAAACTTAAAATATTTAGGATGTCCATGTAATAGATTCCTTATTTTTTTTGAGAAATGATTGATTCATATCTTATAATTTAAATTTGAAATTGCTGGGGTGTATTTTTGTTATAATTTAATTGGTATGATTTGAGTTTCAGTTTTTTTGGGATTTTTTTTAAATGGGGATTATAATTTGAATCAAACTTTTCTCCCTTTAATACCCATTCTCATTCCGAATATTTTTAAAAATGAAATATTATTTAAAACACGCATGCAGGCGGATACTGGTTTAAAAAATGATGTTGGAACCTTTCCCATGAATGGCAACCAATCTTTTAACAAATTATGATCAACTACATAAACAGATTCAGCATCAAATTCTTCTAATTTCAATCCACATTTTTTATACATATCTTTGAGTTCACCACGGGTGTAACGATGTTCGAATCCACCTATCCGTTTGTGCAATCTTCCAGAAAAGAAAGTCACTGGCAAATTTAATAGGTTAGGGCCGGTGATAACCACGTGGCCGTTGGGTTTTACCACCCTTGCCATTTCCATAAGGGCTTTTAATCTATCTTCATCTTTTTCAATGTGTTCAATTGCAGAAAAACTGGTTACCACATCGAATGAATTGTCGGGGAATGGTAGTTGTCTCCCATCAGCCAACATTACTTCCAATTTTATATCCTCTTTATTATCTAACTTTGCTATTCTCTCTTTGGCCCCATCAATAACCCATTTTTCAATATCTATACTGGTAACATCTGCACCTTTCATGGCAAAATATATATCAGAAATAATATATCCTCCACATCCCACATTAAGTAATTTTTTTCCACGTAATGAAATGGAATCAACAAGTCGCCTGTCAACATTTGATACTTGTAAATAGTAACCGGGAACGTCAATAAGTAAATGTTTATATTTTTTCATTACTTCTTTTCCCATTATATCTTCTTTTTCAAGATCAATCATAATTTAACCCTCTTATAAGTTGTTTATAACTATTTAACTTGTAAATAATTTTGTAAAAGCCCCTATGCATTGTGTAAAATTCTCATGCTTTACCAATTTTCATAAACAGCTTCATATGCAGGTATGACATCTTTCCATGTTCTTATTTTATTGCTTAAGGGACCTACGCTGATTTCATCATTATATATTTTTAGTATTAGGTCCGAAACTTTTTTAGGATCTGGTGGATAATCAACACCAAAGCATCCTGGTTCATTTAAAAACTCTTTTAAAGCTGTTCTTTTAGTCACTATGGTCGGTGTTCCCATTGCCAGTGCTTCAGTAACAACAATTCCGTAATTTTCAGATTGAGATAACAATAAAAAAACATTTGACTTTTTATAATATTTTAACAATTCATTGAGCTCTGCAGAGTGAATAAATCCACGCCAATTAATGAATTCATTTAAATCTAATTTATCTGCGAGACTTCTGAGATTATCCTCGTATGGCCCTTCTCCGATAATAGTTAAATGAGTTTGAACATTTTTTTCATTTATCAGTTCATCAAGAACTTTTATAAGGTGTTGGACTCCTTTTAATTCCATTAGATAGCCAACATACAGTAAATTTAATAGGTTTCCTTTCTTATTTTCTTTTTTAATATCAATTGTATCCACACCATGGGGAATAATCATGATTTTATCCTTCGGAACATTTAGATCGTTATTTATGTTTTTGGATTCAAAGTTAGAAGCTGCTATAATCAAGTCTGAAGATTTGATTATGTGTTTGCCTATGAAATTATGCACATTCCACAG belongs to uncultured Methanobacterium sp. and includes:
- a CDS encoding class I SAM-dependent methyltransferase, producing MIDLEKEDIMGKEVMKKYKHLLIDVPGYYLQVSNVDRRLVDSISLRGKKLLNVGCGGYIISDIYFAMKGADVTSIDIEKWVIDGAKERIAKLDNKEDIKLEVMLADGRQLPFPDNSFDVVTSFSAIEHIEKDEDRLKALMEMARVVKPNGHVVITGPNLLNLPVTFFSGRLHKRIGGFEHRYTRGELKDMYKKCGLKLEEFDAESVYVVDHNLLKDWLPFMGKVPTSFFKPVSACMRVLNNISFLKIFGMRMGIKGRKV
- a CDS encoding glycosyltransferase family 4 protein; protein product: MNIILVNYMETTEPGGINKVVREIASSLSQNHRITVLQPNPLNLPNEELIDGYQIIRINSRFGNHFYEFNPQIYFYLKKNLKKLNPDIIHIHGYHTSFSLEMIYLFRRFNPKIPIIFSPHYDIFSHDTFAGKYLWNVHNFIGKHIIKSSDLIIAASNFESKNINNDLNVPKDKIMIIPHGVDTIDIKKENKKGNLLNLLYVGYLMELKGVQHLIKVLDELINEKNVQTHLTIIGEGPYEDNLRSLADKLDLNEFINWRGFIHSAELNELLKYYKKSNVFLLLSQSENYGIVVTEALAMGTPTIVTKRTALKEFLNEPGCFGVDYPPDPKKVSDLILKIYNDEISVGPLSNKIRTWKDVIPAYEAVYENW